Proteins encoded together in one Microplitis mediator isolate UGA2020A chromosome 7, iyMicMedi2.1, whole genome shotgun sequence window:
- the LOC130670729 gene encoding forkhead box protein P1 isoform X2 translates to MLEPRWRPVQGHIGESPFDSGSWGKEHFQQTSWQLNPRGLIRSSDDGIMDHDTDGDGAINLSTSQRPSASTTPNGDGPLYGQDQHEKDQASTLYAVLKQHQSRDLSWERDNQIPKNTKERLERLGLSGLDKAITTSSTATLGAVGDHQHQHQHQHHHQDLTIEYRSNGKLSPTTGQNSVTTASPMTQQKQPTLSSQSSQPCSGTTPSSQQTSPHQSPQALHRASSPNPNQGQLPGGGPPGGPPTHNSTQMMLSPASGLHHQMQQLLQQHILTPTQLQSFVQQHTLYLQQQQQQHHQETSSEHVANQERFGYFSSIKNHQHQLAELGRKQLEQNMQQLQEQLQLNLIQQTHLLQTADKKKNSVPLQQLGVQQHQIIQQLQMTQRQYLFQQGLSLQSHNHSSGNLSNDNVPAWKSEPNESSEPHQNSSVPKSGASLNGLINSIANRRSDLNGTTLVDEKPLDVSCHDKAHPLYGHGVCKWPSCEVICDDYQAFLKHMNTEHTLDDRSTAQARVQMQVVSQLEIQLQKERDILGAMMHHLHVAKQMSSPEPPKSSESSTGSSLSKLNLSTGLMNQPPPNFGVSQVSPASMSALVSAVRSPGGGQLAPSAGGTPMPPMPNMSSIAGIPLPNMPGSMPTIPGGLPSMAGPIRRRISDKSALSLAGGLPYMLERAGLDVQQEIQRNREFYKNADVRPPFTYASLIRQSIIESPEKQLTLNEIYNWFQNTFCYFRRNAATWKNAIRTNLSLHKCFVRYEDDFGSFWMVDDAEFVKRRHLSRGRPRKYDPTPSPTPPHLSAQGVPSKSPTLTHSPTMYGDALNANLQAALGESNMGFLNNSMCTSTATSPDKEHVMPHNDLIFVNYFRSSLDESGMHIKQEGQSPEGSKLSRLIKRELLDGPNDHDHEHDDEGVDDREYPESHGHDSGQDEDMAEDLSMAPDIMTSDDQIEA, encoded by the exons GCATCAACGCTCTACGCTGTTTTAAAGCAACATCAATCAAGAGATTTAAGTTGGGAACGCGATAATCAAATTCCGAAAAACACAAAAGAGAGACTCGAGAGATTGGGACTCAGTGGTTTAGACAAAGCTATAACGACAAGTTCAACAGCAACATTGGGAGCTGTGGGAgatcatcagcatcagcacCAGCACCAACATCATCATCAGGATTTAACAATCGAGTATCGTAGCAATGGCAAGCTCAGTCCAACAACTGGGCAAAATTCAGTGACAACAGCATCACCCATGACCCAGCAAAAGCAACCGACACTATCATCACAATCATCTCAGCCTTGTTCCGGTACGACACCGAGCTCACAACAGACGAGTCCACATCAAAGCCCCCAGGCGTTGCATCGTGCATCGTCTCCAAATCCCAATCAGGGACAACTGCCTGGTGGTGGCCCACCTGGTGGTCCACCAACACATAATTCTACACAGATGATGCTCAGCCCGGCCAGTGGCCTACATCATCAGATGCAGCAACTACTGCAGcaacatattttaacaccCACGCAGCTGCAGTCCTTCGTGCAGCAGCATACACTTTATttacaacaacagcagcagcaacatcatcag gaaacGTCTTCCGAGCATGTCGCTAATCAAGAAAGATTTGGTTATTTTTCATCCATTAAAAac catCAGCATCAACTGGCGGAGCTGGGGAGGAAACAGCTGGAACAGAATATGCAGCAATTGCAGGAACAACTGCAGCTTAATCTGATTCAGCAGACGCATCTTCTCCAGACGGCagacaaaaagaaaaattcagtGCCATTACAACAACTTGGTGTTCAACAGCATCAAATTATTCAGCAACTGCAGATGACCCAGAGACAATATCTATTTCAACAGGGATTAAGTCTTCAGAGTCACAATCATTCCTCTGGCAATTTATCTAATGATAATGTGCCTGCTTGGAAGTCTGAGCCCAATGAAAGCAGTGAACCTCATCAGAATTCCAGTGTTCCTAAATCAGGAGCTAGTTTAAATG gaTTAATAAATTCGATAGCAAATCGGCGGTCGGATTTAAATGGAACAACACTCGTGGATGAAAAACCACTTGACGTTTCATGCCATGACAAAGCTCACCCCCTCTACGGTCATGGAGTATGCAAATGGCCAAGCTGTGAAGTTATTTGCGATGACTATCAAGCATTCCTCAA ACATATGAACACCGAGCACACGTTAGATGACAGATCGACGGCTCAAGCGCGAGTCCAAATGCAAGTGGTATCACAATTAGAAATTCAATTGCAAAAGGAACGAGATATTTTAGGCGCCATGATGCATCATCTTCATGTAGCGAAACAAATGTCTTCGCCCGAACCTCCTAAATCATCTGAATCCTCG ACGGGTTCaagtttatcaaaattaaatttatcaactggTTTAATGAATCAGCCACCGCCAAATTTTGGTGTTTCGCAAGTATCGCCAGCATCAATGTCAGCATTAGTATCAGCAGTGAGATCACCGGGTGGCGGACAGCTGGCGCCATCAGCCGGAGGAACGCCGATGCCGCCGATGCCGAATATGTCGAGTATAGCGGGAATCCCATTGCCAAACATGCCCGGAAGTATGCCAACAATACCCGGCGGATTACCGAGCATGGCGGGACCTATTCGAAGGCGAATCAGTGATAAGTCCGCGCTTTCTCTCGCGGGAG GGCTGCCCTACATGCTCGAGCGGGCTGGCCTTGACGTCCAACAAG AAATTCAACGGAATAGAGAGTTCTACAAAAATGCTGATGTGAGACCACCGTTCACGTATGCATCGTTAATACGCCAG tcGATAATTGAATCACCTGAGAAGCAATTAACCCTCAACGAGATCTACAATTGGTTCCAAAACACATTCTGTTACTTCCGACGAAATGCAGCAACATGGAAG AACGCCATCCGCACCAATCTATCATTGCACAAGTGTTTTGTGCGCTATGAGGACGACTTTGGGTCATTCTGGATGGTGGACGACGCCGAGTTCGTAAAGCGGCGGCATCTGTCCCGCGGCCGTCCCAGGAAATATGACCCAACCCCATCACCCACTCCACCCCACCTCTCCGCACA GGGGGTGCCATCGAAAAGTCCCACGCTAACGCACAGTCCGACAATGTACGGTGACGCTCTCAATGCCAATCTCCag GCTGCGTTGGGTGAATCTAACATGGGatttttgaacaattcgatGTGTACATCAACAGCCACAAGTCCAGACAAGGAACACGTGATGCCACACAACGAtctaat ATTTGTAAATTACTTCAGGTCATCTCTCGACGAGTCGGGGATGCATATAAAGCAAGAGGGCCAAAGTCCCGAGGGAAGTAAATTATCGAGATTAATAAAACGTGAGTTGCTTGATGGACCAAACGATCACGATCACGAGCACGACGACGAGGGCGTCGACGACCGCGAGTATCCCGAGAGCCACGGTCACGATTCCGGGCAAGACGAAGATATGGCCGAAGATTTATCAATGGCACCAGACATTATGACATCTGACGATCAAATTGAAGCGTAG
- the LOC130670729 gene encoding forkhead box protein P1 isoform X12: MLEPRWRPVQGHIGESPFDSGSWGKEHFQQTSWQLNPRGLIRSSDDGIMDHDTDGDGAINLSTSQRPSASTTPNGDGPLYGQDQHEKDQASTLYAVLKQHQSRDLSWERDNQIPKNTKERLERLGLSGLDKAITTSSTATLGAVGDHQHQHQHQHHHQDLTIEYRSNGKLSPTTGQNSVTTASPMTQQKQPTLSSQSSQPCSGTTPSSQQTSPHQSPQALHRASSPNPNQGQLPGGGPPGGPPTHNSTQMMLSPASGLHHQMQQLLQQHILTPTQLQSFVQQHTLYLQQQQQQHHQETSSEHVANQERFGYFSSIKNHQHQLAELGRKQLEQNMQQLQEQLQLNLIQQTHLLQTADKKKNSVPLQQLGVQQHQIIQQLQMTQRQYLFQQGLSLQSHNHSSGNLSNDNVPAWKSEPNESSEPHQNSSVPKSGASLNGLINSIANRRSDLNGTTLVDEKPLDVSCHDKAHPLYGHGVCKWPSCEVICDDYQAFLKHMNTEHTLDDRSTAQARVQMQVVSQLEIQLQKERDILGAMMHHLHVAKQMSSPEPPKSSESSTGSSLSKLNLSTGLMNQPPPNFGVSQVSPASMSALVSAVRSPGGGQLAPSAGGTPMPPMPNMSSIAGIPLPNMPGSMPTIPGGLPSMAGPIRRRISDKSALSLAGGLPYMLERAGLDVQQEIQRNREFYKNADVRPPFTYASLIRQSIIESPEKQLTLNEIYNWFQNTFCYFRRNAATWKNAVRHNLSLHKCFMRVENVKGAVWTVDEVEFYKRRPQRACSTTGGVPSKSPTLTHSPTMYGDALNANLQAALGESNMGFLNNSMCTSTATSPDKEHVMPHNDLMSSLDESGMHIKQEGQSPEGSKLSRLIKRELLDGPNDHDHEHDDEGVDDREYPESHGHDSGQDEDMAEDLSMAPDIMTSDDQIEA, from the exons GCATCAACGCTCTACGCTGTTTTAAAGCAACATCAATCAAGAGATTTAAGTTGGGAACGCGATAATCAAATTCCGAAAAACACAAAAGAGAGACTCGAGAGATTGGGACTCAGTGGTTTAGACAAAGCTATAACGACAAGTTCAACAGCAACATTGGGAGCTGTGGGAgatcatcagcatcagcacCAGCACCAACATCATCATCAGGATTTAACAATCGAGTATCGTAGCAATGGCAAGCTCAGTCCAACAACTGGGCAAAATTCAGTGACAACAGCATCACCCATGACCCAGCAAAAGCAACCGACACTATCATCACAATCATCTCAGCCTTGTTCCGGTACGACACCGAGCTCACAACAGACGAGTCCACATCAAAGCCCCCAGGCGTTGCATCGTGCATCGTCTCCAAATCCCAATCAGGGACAACTGCCTGGTGGTGGCCCACCTGGTGGTCCACCAACACATAATTCTACACAGATGATGCTCAGCCCGGCCAGTGGCCTACATCATCAGATGCAGCAACTACTGCAGcaacatattttaacaccCACGCAGCTGCAGTCCTTCGTGCAGCAGCATACACTTTATttacaacaacagcagcagcaacatcatcag gaaacGTCTTCCGAGCATGTCGCTAATCAAGAAAGATTTGGTTATTTTTCATCCATTAAAAac catCAGCATCAACTGGCGGAGCTGGGGAGGAAACAGCTGGAACAGAATATGCAGCAATTGCAGGAACAACTGCAGCTTAATCTGATTCAGCAGACGCATCTTCTCCAGACGGCagacaaaaagaaaaattcagtGCCATTACAACAACTTGGTGTTCAACAGCATCAAATTATTCAGCAACTGCAGATGACCCAGAGACAATATCTATTTCAACAGGGATTAAGTCTTCAGAGTCACAATCATTCCTCTGGCAATTTATCTAATGATAATGTGCCTGCTTGGAAGTCTGAGCCCAATGAAAGCAGTGAACCTCATCAGAATTCCAGTGTTCCTAAATCAGGAGCTAGTTTAAATG gaTTAATAAATTCGATAGCAAATCGGCGGTCGGATTTAAATGGAACAACACTCGTGGATGAAAAACCACTTGACGTTTCATGCCATGACAAAGCTCACCCCCTCTACGGTCATGGAGTATGCAAATGGCCAAGCTGTGAAGTTATTTGCGATGACTATCAAGCATTCCTCAA ACATATGAACACCGAGCACACGTTAGATGACAGATCGACGGCTCAAGCGCGAGTCCAAATGCAAGTGGTATCACAATTAGAAATTCAATTGCAAAAGGAACGAGATATTTTAGGCGCCATGATGCATCATCTTCATGTAGCGAAACAAATGTCTTCGCCCGAACCTCCTAAATCATCTGAATCCTCG ACGGGTTCaagtttatcaaaattaaatttatcaactggTTTAATGAATCAGCCACCGCCAAATTTTGGTGTTTCGCAAGTATCGCCAGCATCAATGTCAGCATTAGTATCAGCAGTGAGATCACCGGGTGGCGGACAGCTGGCGCCATCAGCCGGAGGAACGCCGATGCCGCCGATGCCGAATATGTCGAGTATAGCGGGAATCCCATTGCCAAACATGCCCGGAAGTATGCCAACAATACCCGGCGGATTACCGAGCATGGCGGGACCTATTCGAAGGCGAATCAGTGATAAGTCCGCGCTTTCTCTCGCGGGAG GGCTGCCCTACATGCTCGAGCGGGCTGGCCTTGACGTCCAACAAG AAATTCAACGGAATAGAGAGTTCTACAAAAATGCTGATGTGAGACCACCGTTCACGTATGCATCGTTAATACGCCAG tcGATAATTGAATCACCTGAGAAGCAATTAACCCTCAACGAGATCTACAATTGGTTCCAAAACACATTCTGTTACTTCCGACGAAATGCAGCAACATGGAAG AACGCAGTGCGACACAACCTGTCTCTCCACAAATGTTTCATGCGAGTCGAAAACGTGAAAGGGGCCGTATGGACTGTCGACGAAGTGGAGTTTTACAAGAGACGTCCTCAACGCGCTTGCAGCACGACTGG GGGGGTGCCATCGAAAAGTCCCACGCTAACGCACAGTCCGACAATGTACGGTGACGCTCTCAATGCCAATCTCCag GCTGCGTTGGGTGAATCTAACATGGGatttttgaacaattcgatGTGTACATCAACAGCCACAAGTCCAGACAAGGAACACGTGATGCCACACAACGAtctaat GTCATCTCTCGACGAGTCGGGGATGCATATAAAGCAAGAGGGCCAAAGTCCCGAGGGAAGTAAATTATCGAGATTAATAAAACGTGAGTTGCTTGATGGACCAAACGATCACGATCACGAGCACGACGACGAGGGCGTCGACGACCGCGAGTATCCCGAGAGCCACGGTCACGATTCCGGGCAAGACGAAGATATGGCCGAAGATTTATCAATGGCACCAGACATTATGACATCTGACGATCAAATTGAAGCGTAG
- the LOC130670729 gene encoding forkhead box protein P1 isoform X9, which translates to MLEPRWRPVQGHIGESPFDSGSWGKEHFQQTSWQLNPRGLIRSSDDGIMDHDTDGDGAINLSTSQRPSASTTPNGDGPLYGQDQHEKDQASTLYAVLKQHQSRDLSWERDNQIPKNTKERLERLGLSGLDKAITTSSTATLGAVGDHQHQHQHQHHHQDLTIEYRSNGKLSPTTGQNSVTTASPMTQQKQPTLSSQSSQPCSGTTPSSQQTSPHQSPQALHRASSPNPNQGQLPGGGPPGGPPTHNSTQMMLSPASGLHHQMQQLLQQHILTPTQLQSFVQQHTLYLQQQQQQHHQETSSEHVANQERFGYFSSIKNHQHQLAELGRKQLEQNMQQLQEQLQLNLIQQTHLLQTADKKKNSVPLQQLGVQQHQIIQQLQMTQRQYLFQQGLSLQSHNHSSGNLSNDNVPAWKSEPNESSEPHQNSSVPKSGASLNGLINSIANRRSDLNGTTLVDEKPLDVSCHDKAHPLYGHGVCKWPSCEVICDDYQAFLKHMNTEHTLDDRSTAQARVQMQVVSQLEIQLQKERDILGAMMHHLHVAKQMSSPEPPKSSESSTGSSLSKLNLSTGLMNQPPPNFGVSQVSPASMSALVSAVRSPGGGQLAPSAGGTPMPPMPNMSSIAGIPLPNMPGSMPTIPGGLPSMAGPIRRRISDKSALSLAGGLPYMLERAGLDVQQEIQRNREFYKNADVRPPFTYASLIRQSIIESPEKQLTLNEIYNWFQNTFCYFRRNAATWKNAVRHNLSLHKCFMRVENVKGAVWTVDEVEFYKRRPQRACSTTGGVPSKSPTLTHSPTMYGDALNANLQAALGESNMGFLNNSMCTSTATSPDKEHVMPHNDLIFVNYFRSSLDESGMHIKQEGQSPEGSKLSRLIKRELLDGPNDHDHEHDDEGVDDREYPESHGHDSGQDEDMAEDLSMAPDIMTSDDQIEA; encoded by the exons GCATCAACGCTCTACGCTGTTTTAAAGCAACATCAATCAAGAGATTTAAGTTGGGAACGCGATAATCAAATTCCGAAAAACACAAAAGAGAGACTCGAGAGATTGGGACTCAGTGGTTTAGACAAAGCTATAACGACAAGTTCAACAGCAACATTGGGAGCTGTGGGAgatcatcagcatcagcacCAGCACCAACATCATCATCAGGATTTAACAATCGAGTATCGTAGCAATGGCAAGCTCAGTCCAACAACTGGGCAAAATTCAGTGACAACAGCATCACCCATGACCCAGCAAAAGCAACCGACACTATCATCACAATCATCTCAGCCTTGTTCCGGTACGACACCGAGCTCACAACAGACGAGTCCACATCAAAGCCCCCAGGCGTTGCATCGTGCATCGTCTCCAAATCCCAATCAGGGACAACTGCCTGGTGGTGGCCCACCTGGTGGTCCACCAACACATAATTCTACACAGATGATGCTCAGCCCGGCCAGTGGCCTACATCATCAGATGCAGCAACTACTGCAGcaacatattttaacaccCACGCAGCTGCAGTCCTTCGTGCAGCAGCATACACTTTATttacaacaacagcagcagcaacatcatcag gaaacGTCTTCCGAGCATGTCGCTAATCAAGAAAGATTTGGTTATTTTTCATCCATTAAAAac catCAGCATCAACTGGCGGAGCTGGGGAGGAAACAGCTGGAACAGAATATGCAGCAATTGCAGGAACAACTGCAGCTTAATCTGATTCAGCAGACGCATCTTCTCCAGACGGCagacaaaaagaaaaattcagtGCCATTACAACAACTTGGTGTTCAACAGCATCAAATTATTCAGCAACTGCAGATGACCCAGAGACAATATCTATTTCAACAGGGATTAAGTCTTCAGAGTCACAATCATTCCTCTGGCAATTTATCTAATGATAATGTGCCTGCTTGGAAGTCTGAGCCCAATGAAAGCAGTGAACCTCATCAGAATTCCAGTGTTCCTAAATCAGGAGCTAGTTTAAATG gaTTAATAAATTCGATAGCAAATCGGCGGTCGGATTTAAATGGAACAACACTCGTGGATGAAAAACCACTTGACGTTTCATGCCATGACAAAGCTCACCCCCTCTACGGTCATGGAGTATGCAAATGGCCAAGCTGTGAAGTTATTTGCGATGACTATCAAGCATTCCTCAA ACATATGAACACCGAGCACACGTTAGATGACAGATCGACGGCTCAAGCGCGAGTCCAAATGCAAGTGGTATCACAATTAGAAATTCAATTGCAAAAGGAACGAGATATTTTAGGCGCCATGATGCATCATCTTCATGTAGCGAAACAAATGTCTTCGCCCGAACCTCCTAAATCATCTGAATCCTCG ACGGGTTCaagtttatcaaaattaaatttatcaactggTTTAATGAATCAGCCACCGCCAAATTTTGGTGTTTCGCAAGTATCGCCAGCATCAATGTCAGCATTAGTATCAGCAGTGAGATCACCGGGTGGCGGACAGCTGGCGCCATCAGCCGGAGGAACGCCGATGCCGCCGATGCCGAATATGTCGAGTATAGCGGGAATCCCATTGCCAAACATGCCCGGAAGTATGCCAACAATACCCGGCGGATTACCGAGCATGGCGGGACCTATTCGAAGGCGAATCAGTGATAAGTCCGCGCTTTCTCTCGCGGGAG GGCTGCCCTACATGCTCGAGCGGGCTGGCCTTGACGTCCAACAAG AAATTCAACGGAATAGAGAGTTCTACAAAAATGCTGATGTGAGACCACCGTTCACGTATGCATCGTTAATACGCCAG tcGATAATTGAATCACCTGAGAAGCAATTAACCCTCAACGAGATCTACAATTGGTTCCAAAACACATTCTGTTACTTCCGACGAAATGCAGCAACATGGAAG AACGCAGTGCGACACAACCTGTCTCTCCACAAATGTTTCATGCGAGTCGAAAACGTGAAAGGGGCCGTATGGACTGTCGACGAAGTGGAGTTTTACAAGAGACGTCCTCAACGCGCTTGCAGCACGACTGG GGGGGTGCCATCGAAAAGTCCCACGCTAACGCACAGTCCGACAATGTACGGTGACGCTCTCAATGCCAATCTCCag GCTGCGTTGGGTGAATCTAACATGGGatttttgaacaattcgatGTGTACATCAACAGCCACAAGTCCAGACAAGGAACACGTGATGCCACACAACGAtctaat ATTTGTAAATTACTTCAGGTCATCTCTCGACGAGTCGGGGATGCATATAAAGCAAGAGGGCCAAAGTCCCGAGGGAAGTAAATTATCGAGATTAATAAAACGTGAGTTGCTTGATGGACCAAACGATCACGATCACGAGCACGACGACGAGGGCGTCGACGACCGCGAGTATCCCGAGAGCCACGGTCACGATTCCGGGCAAGACGAAGATATGGCCGAAGATTTATCAATGGCACCAGACATTATGACATCTGACGATCAAATTGAAGCGTAG
- the LOC130670729 gene encoding forkhead box protein P1 isoform X10 translates to MLEPRWRPVQGHIGESPFDSGSWGKEHFQQTSWQLNPRGLIRSSDDGIMDHDTDGDGAINLSTSQRPSASTTPNGDGPLYGQDQHEKDQASTLYAVLKQHQSRDLSWERDNQIPKNTKERLERLGLSGLDKAITTSSTATLGAVGDHQHQHQHQHHHQDLTIEYRSNGKLSPTTGQNSVTTASPMTQQKQPTLSSQSSQPCSGTTPSSQQTSPHQSPQALHRASSPNPNQGQLPGGGPPGGPPTHNSTQMMLSPASGLHHQMQQLLQQHILTPTQLQSFVQQHTLYLQQQQQQHHQETSSEHVANQERFGYFSSIKNHQHQLAELGRKQLEQNMQQLQEQLQLNLIQQTHLLQTADKKKNSVPLQQLGVQQHQIIQQLQMTQRQYLFQQGLSLQSHNHSSGNLSNDNVPAWKSEPNESSEPHQNSSVPKSGASLNGLINSIANRRSDLNGTTLVDEKPLDVSCHDKAHPLYGHGVCKWPSCEVICDDYQAFLKHMNTEHTLDDRSTAQARVQMQVVSQLEIQLQKERDILGAMMHHLHVAKQMSSPEPPKSSESSTGSSLSKLNLSTGLMNQPPPNFGVSQVSPASMSALVSAVRSPGGGQLAPSAGGTPMPPMPNMSSIAGIPLPNMPGSMPTIPGGLPSMAGPIRRRISDKSALSLAGGLPYMLERAGLDVQQEIQRNREFYKNADVRPPFTYASLIRQSIIESPEKQLTLNEIYNWFQNTFCYFRRNAATWKNAVRHNLSLHKCFMRVENVKGAVWTVDEVEFYKRRPQRACSTTGGVPSKSPTLTHSPTMYGDALNANLQYFQAALGESNMGFLNNSMCTSTATSPDKEHVMPHNDLMSSLDESGMHIKQEGQSPEGSKLSRLIKRELLDGPNDHDHEHDDEGVDDREYPESHGHDSGQDEDMAEDLSMAPDIMTSDDQIEA, encoded by the exons GCATCAACGCTCTACGCTGTTTTAAAGCAACATCAATCAAGAGATTTAAGTTGGGAACGCGATAATCAAATTCCGAAAAACACAAAAGAGAGACTCGAGAGATTGGGACTCAGTGGTTTAGACAAAGCTATAACGACAAGTTCAACAGCAACATTGGGAGCTGTGGGAgatcatcagcatcagcacCAGCACCAACATCATCATCAGGATTTAACAATCGAGTATCGTAGCAATGGCAAGCTCAGTCCAACAACTGGGCAAAATTCAGTGACAACAGCATCACCCATGACCCAGCAAAAGCAACCGACACTATCATCACAATCATCTCAGCCTTGTTCCGGTACGACACCGAGCTCACAACAGACGAGTCCACATCAAAGCCCCCAGGCGTTGCATCGTGCATCGTCTCCAAATCCCAATCAGGGACAACTGCCTGGTGGTGGCCCACCTGGTGGTCCACCAACACATAATTCTACACAGATGATGCTCAGCCCGGCCAGTGGCCTACATCATCAGATGCAGCAACTACTGCAGcaacatattttaacaccCACGCAGCTGCAGTCCTTCGTGCAGCAGCATACACTTTATttacaacaacagcagcagcaacatcatcag gaaacGTCTTCCGAGCATGTCGCTAATCAAGAAAGATTTGGTTATTTTTCATCCATTAAAAac catCAGCATCAACTGGCGGAGCTGGGGAGGAAACAGCTGGAACAGAATATGCAGCAATTGCAGGAACAACTGCAGCTTAATCTGATTCAGCAGACGCATCTTCTCCAGACGGCagacaaaaagaaaaattcagtGCCATTACAACAACTTGGTGTTCAACAGCATCAAATTATTCAGCAACTGCAGATGACCCAGAGACAATATCTATTTCAACAGGGATTAAGTCTTCAGAGTCACAATCATTCCTCTGGCAATTTATCTAATGATAATGTGCCTGCTTGGAAGTCTGAGCCCAATGAAAGCAGTGAACCTCATCAGAATTCCAGTGTTCCTAAATCAGGAGCTAGTTTAAATG gaTTAATAAATTCGATAGCAAATCGGCGGTCGGATTTAAATGGAACAACACTCGTGGATGAAAAACCACTTGACGTTTCATGCCATGACAAAGCTCACCCCCTCTACGGTCATGGAGTATGCAAATGGCCAAGCTGTGAAGTTATTTGCGATGACTATCAAGCATTCCTCAA ACATATGAACACCGAGCACACGTTAGATGACAGATCGACGGCTCAAGCGCGAGTCCAAATGCAAGTGGTATCACAATTAGAAATTCAATTGCAAAAGGAACGAGATATTTTAGGCGCCATGATGCATCATCTTCATGTAGCGAAACAAATGTCTTCGCCCGAACCTCCTAAATCATCTGAATCCTCG ACGGGTTCaagtttatcaaaattaaatttatcaactggTTTAATGAATCAGCCACCGCCAAATTTTGGTGTTTCGCAAGTATCGCCAGCATCAATGTCAGCATTAGTATCAGCAGTGAGATCACCGGGTGGCGGACAGCTGGCGCCATCAGCCGGAGGAACGCCGATGCCGCCGATGCCGAATATGTCGAGTATAGCGGGAATCCCATTGCCAAACATGCCCGGAAGTATGCCAACAATACCCGGCGGATTACCGAGCATGGCGGGACCTATTCGAAGGCGAATCAGTGATAAGTCCGCGCTTTCTCTCGCGGGAG GGCTGCCCTACATGCTCGAGCGGGCTGGCCTTGACGTCCAACAAG AAATTCAACGGAATAGAGAGTTCTACAAAAATGCTGATGTGAGACCACCGTTCACGTATGCATCGTTAATACGCCAG tcGATAATTGAATCACCTGAGAAGCAATTAACCCTCAACGAGATCTACAATTGGTTCCAAAACACATTCTGTTACTTCCGACGAAATGCAGCAACATGGAAG AACGCAGTGCGACACAACCTGTCTCTCCACAAATGTTTCATGCGAGTCGAAAACGTGAAAGGGGCCGTATGGACTGTCGACGAAGTGGAGTTTTACAAGAGACGTCCTCAACGCGCTTGCAGCACGACTGG GGGGGTGCCATCGAAAAGTCCCACGCTAACGCACAGTCCGACAATGTACGGTGACGCTCTCAATGCCAATCTCCag TATTTCCAGGCTGCGTTGGGTGAATCTAACATGGGatttttgaacaattcgatGTGTACATCAACAGCCACAAGTCCAGACAAGGAACACGTGATGCCACACAACGAtctaat GTCATCTCTCGACGAGTCGGGGATGCATATAAAGCAAGAGGGCCAAAGTCCCGAGGGAAGTAAATTATCGAGATTAATAAAACGTGAGTTGCTTGATGGACCAAACGATCACGATCACGAGCACGACGACGAGGGCGTCGACGACCGCGAGTATCCCGAGAGCCACGGTCACGATTCCGGGCAAGACGAAGATATGGCCGAAGATTTATCAATGGCACCAGACATTATGACATCTGACGATCAAATTGAAGCGTAG